From Candidatus Limnocylindrales bacterium:
CCGGTCATCGGCAGCGTGATGACGGGGAGAGGGGACGCGATGGTCGCGGATTCGGTCGACGCATCGGCCGGAAATGCGGCCATCGAGGGCTGGCGCGCCAGGCAGTAAACTTCGGCTGTTGCGTAAGGGCCGATCCTCGCGGAAACAGGTCATGGAAACCGGACCCCTGGAGATGCCGTGAAATCGAGAAGTCGTCCCGATCCTTCCGTCCTGATCAGCCTGTTCACGTGCCTCGTCACCTGTACGGCGTTCGCGTCGCCGGCAGCGCGAGCGTTCGCGGCAGTGCGGGTTGCTGCGGACGCCCCGACGACCGGTATAGCGGAGGGCAACCTCCAGCTTGCCGGCCGGAGGGCAGCCAAAGAGGGAAAGGCGCCCGAGCGCGGCAGCAGCGCCAGCCTGTATGGCGGGACCAGCGCCGATCGGTACGGCGGCAACAGCGCCGACCGCGGCGGCATCGCCGGCGAGCGCGACAGCCGTGTGTATCGCAAGCCCGCCAGGCATGACGAGGACAACGCCCCCAGGCGAAAGGTCGAAGACGACCAGGATCAGGACAAGGAAGAAGAGTAGCCGAGCGACGCGGCCCGCGTCGTCGCTTCGGGAGTCGTGCCTGGAGACGCTGCCGGGCCAGGAGGGGCGGGAACGAGGCTCGCGCTGCCGTCGATCCTCAGCCAGAGCCGGTAGCCGCCGGGCAGGCCGGGGCCGGCACGAAACAATCCGCCGCCCGCCCGTTCATGACCCGCCTCGAACTCGCGCGCGTACGGACCGCGCACGAGCACGGCGCCGACGCGCACCCCGGCCTGCTCGGTCCCGGCGAGCTCCGGCCACTGTCCGGAAAAGCGCACCGACGGCAGGTCCGAATACCAGGCAACGTTCCAGCTCGCATCGCTCGCAACGACTGCGCCGGCCGGCACGAGCTGTCGCAGCGACGCGAACGGTTCCGGTGGTGGAAATGACCGTGATGCGGGCAGCGGCGGAAGCGTGAACGCCATGGCAGCGAACGCGAAGGCCGCGATCGCCGGCTCCGCCGTTCGTGCACGAGATGAAATACGGCGCAGCAACGTGATTGCGGCTCCGACCGCAAGCACGATCAGCAGCGGCGTGAACGACGCATAGAAACGCAGCTCGTTGTGCATCAGGGACAGCAGCAGTGCGCGAGCGGCGAGTGCTCCCGCTGCAAAGAGCCACGCCGTCGCGGCGGCCCGCGAGCGCGATACGATAGGAAGCGCTGCGGCCGCCAGCGCAGCGCAGGTTGCAAAGCGGCCGCCGAACATCTCGCCGGCGTGCTCGCCGATCCACGTCGCCCCCGTTACGAGCTTGGCGGACAACGCCGGAAGATTTTCCAGCGCGACCTGCCATGCGCTCAGCGTCTGCGGCGCCATGTAGACATCGCCGGGCACGATTCCGCCGAGAAGATTGCGATCGACTGAAGTCGAACCCAGCAGCGTGCCGATCGTGAGCAGATTGCGAACGAGCCATGGTCCGGCCGCGAGAACGAATCCCGCCGTGCACCAGAGCATACTGGGTGAACGCTGGTCTTCGCGGCGCACCACGAGAAGCACGGCAGCCACTGGCGCGAGCGCAAGCAGGTCGTAGCGCTGCAGGAATGCGAGCCCGAGAAGAATCCCGAGCAGGCTCGCGCTGCGACTTCGTGCGGATTCGGTGGATGCGACCAGCGCAAGAGCGGCGAGCACGATGAAAAGGCCGCTGCCGGTTTCAAGCAGACCCGAGCGGCTTAGCCGCAGCTGCTCGGCTTCGGCCGCGACCGCGAGAGCCGCCAGCACGCCGGCGCTGATGCCGAACAGACGCCCGGCCAGCAGGAAGACCGCGACGACTGTCGCGACCAGAAGCGCGCCGCCGGCGACGAGGATGCCGCGATCGTCCGGTCCGACGACGGCGAACGCCGCCGCTTCCTCGACGGCGATCAGCGGGAAGCGCGTGGTGTCGGGCCACGGCGGCTCAGTGGCGACCCCATGCGCGGAAAGAAAGTGCAGCACGTACGGAAACGTCTGCTGCATCGTGAACCCCTGGCCGCGGTACAGCTGCCGGGCCATCTGCGCATAGTCGAACGAGTCGACGTCGAATGCGGGAGAGGAGAGGCCGCCGTGCGCGAGCCAGCTCCACGCGGCAAAGACTGCGACGGCGACCGCCAGAAGCGCTCTCCGCGTGTCGTCCGATGCCGGCCGGATGACCTGCCGAGAAGCCGAGTCTGGAACCATCGGCGTTTTTGTACGAGGCACCCTGCCGCGTGGCAATCGCAGCGTCGCTGACGCCGCACGCGAGCCTCCACGATGTGCAAGGAAAATCGCGGCAGCGCCGCGTTAGTGCGTGTCGAACCTGAAGAAACTACCTTGTAACGAGGGTCTGCCTCCGATAAGAAAACCGGACGGATTTCGATGATTCCCCGCAGGCGTCTGCCGGGATCGCTCGCAGAATCGGCCGCAAGATCGCCCGAGAACCAAAGCTCAATCTCCGTCCACTCCAAGGCATGGCATTACCGATCCGTTCATGAACCGGAGCCGCAAAAACTGGGTGCTTCCCGCTGCTACGGCCGGTTTCGGGCTGCTGATCGCGCTCGTGCTGGTGGAAACCATCCCGCGGCTCGTCCCGGGGCTGATGCCGAAAAAGCTCCAGGCCGTCCAGCGCATCTACGACGCCCGCAATACGTGGGAAGACATGATGCAGGGCGACAAGGACGTCGGCTTCGTGCTGAAGCCGGGCCTCGAGCTGACCTTTCCGTCCGAGAGCGGCAACATCGACATCCGCACGACCGACGTCGGCGTCGGAGGCCTCGGGCAGCGCGACATCGGAACGCAGCCCCCCTATGACGCCATCGCCCTGGGCGACTCGTTTACGTTCTGTGACGATTCGACGGTCGCCAATTGCTGGGTGCGTCTGCTTGCCAGCCGAACCGGCCTTTCGATCGCCGACCTCGGCGTCAACGGCTACTCGAACATGGCCGAAGCGCGCGTGCTCGACAAAGTCGGCAAGACGCTTCGTCCAAAGCTCATCCTGGTCGGGTTTTTCCCAAACGACTTCAAGGACAACGTTCACTTCAACAACTGGTCGAAAAGCGGGACCGACGATTACTGGACGTGGATGCGCCGCCAGCGCCGCAGCGATTCGTCGGACTGGCTCGCCGGCAACTCCATCCTGTACCGGCTCATCGATGCCGCGCGGCGTTACGGCGCGCGCGATACGTTCGAGTACAAGGAAGGAAATCTCAACTTCGTTTTCCGTGACGACGACTGGTGGCAGGGCGTCGTGGAACAGGCTGGCGTGACCAACACTTACGAAATCACCCAGGAAGCGCTGTCGGGCATGGCGGCTGCAGCAAAGCAGCTCGACGCCAGGCTCGTCGTGCTGCTGTTCCCGTTCAAGGAACAGGTGTACTGGGATGTAGCCCGGAAATACCAGGCGCGCGGCGACGCCATCGACGAAGCGAAGATCGACGCGCCGCTGCGGCGCATCGGTGAATATCTGGGCCGCCAGCAGATCGACTATTGCGATCTGACCGGCGACCTGCGCAGTCATGCGCATGAAGAACAGCTTTATCTGAAGACAAGCGCGCACTGGACTGCGGCGGGAAACCGGGTGGCCGCCGATTCCATCGTCCGCTGCCTCGAGCGCAAGGCGATCGTGACGGCTCGTTCATGACACGGCGGGACTTTCGGGAAACAGCGGGGGAGCATCGAATGGGAACGACATTGACGGAAAATCGAAATTGTTTGCGCGGCCTTCGAGCTGCGGCACCGCGTGGCGTGGCACTTGGCGCCGCGATCATCGGCCTCGCGGCGACGCAGGCCGCGGCCGCGCCGTCCAACATCGTGATGCGCCAGCTCACGAACATCACGACCGGGACAATCGAGAGCCCGAAGCTGCAGCTCCAGGACGGCCGCGACATCGCGTTTGCTTCCAACGGTGACGTGCTCGGGCCCGGTACCCAGACGGCGAACCGTCAGATTTACCTGTGGCACGAAAACGAGTTCACCGGCGCCGGGACGATTACGAAGCTGACGAACGGCGTCGGCTGCGACAGCTACGATCCCGCGCGACCGACCGACACGATTCCAACCGACCGGCCGAAGCTCATCGCGTTCGTCTCCACCTGCAATTTCGACCCGACGGTCGGCAACGTCGACGGCAATCCGGAAATTTTCTTCTACGGCCTCGAGAGTCAGCACATCTGGCAGATCACCAAAACCGTCGCGCCGGTCGTCAATGCCGATCCTTTCACGAGCGACAGCGGGCGATGCCTCGTCTTCACGTCGAACGCGGACCTCGACAACAACAACCCGTCGAATCCGCACTACGATTCCAACCGTCCCGGGCCGGGTCATACGAACCCCGACTCGAGCAACGAAGTCTTCCTGTACGGCCTGCTCGACGGAACGTTCGAGTTTCCGTTCAATGGAACCTTCACGCAGCTCAGCAACGGCCCGAGCGGCACGACGAGCAACAAGCCGGTCGTTGGCGGCTACATTTTCAGCCGCCAGTGCCAGACGGCCGCTTTCCAGTCCGATTACGACCAGAGCGGCACCGGCCTGACCGGCCAGATCGTGTTCGTCTACAACGCCCCGGACTCCAGCATCGAAGTGATGAACTCCGAGGAGATCGCCGCGCACGGACTTCCGTCGGGCATGTACCAGAACCCGGCGATCTCCGAGGCAAGCCCGTTCGCCCGCGGGCCGAACCTCGTCTTCGAGAGCAGCGCCGACGTGTGGAACAACGGCTCGACCGGAAACGAGGTCTACAACTTCCGCCTGTTCCATCCGCGCGTCTCGCAGTACACGAACGTCGGCTCTCCGTTCGAGGCGAAGTTTCCGCAGGTCTCCGATGGCGGCGGTGTCGTCACGTTCCAGTCCAACGGCGAGCTGCTGACGCAGAAGCGCGAGGCGAAGGACGGCAGCATGCCTCCGTTCAATGCCGACGGGAACTACGAGATCTTCCGCCTCAAGGGCCGCAAGACGATCACGCAGATCACGCGCACGACCGGCTGCACCAACTCGTCGAGCACGCTCATGGACGATGGCAACCGCGTCGGGTTCGTGTCGGACTGCGACATCGTTCCGGGCGAGAACGCGGGCCATCGCACCCAGGTCTTCCTGTACGCCCGCGAGCGCGGCGACGCGGGCATCCTGACCTCGGGCAACTGCACGCAGGCCAACGGCTGCTGCTACGTGACGCACGACGGCTCGACCTGCTACTCGGACCTGACCAGCGCCAAGCCGGACATCTCGCGGCCGAACTGCCTGGACCGCGACAGCTGTATCGACTGATCCGCCGGGGACGATCGAGCTTCGGCCGGCCGGCTTCGCCGCTGCCCGGCCGGAGCCTCCGGCGAATGCTCGCGGGCGGGCGGCCTGCTACTGTGTCCGCCGCGCCTCCGTTACCGATCCGATGAAACTCTCGAGACTTAAGGCCGTCGGCCGCACGTCGGGGCAGCGTGCTCTTTAACTCGCTTCATTTCGCGATCTTCTTTCCGATCGTCGTCGCGCTGTATTTCGCGCTCGCGCACGAGAAGCGCTGGATGCTGCTGCTGGCGGCCAGCCTCTACTTCTACATGGCGTGGAATCCCGCCTACGTGGTGCTGCTGCTGACCGCGACTGCGATCAACTTCTGGGCAGGAGCCCGCATCGGAGCGTCGAGCGATCCGCGCGCGCGCAAGCTGTATCTCGTCACCGGAGTCTCGACGAGCCTGGCGATCCTGTTCTTCTACAAGTACTTCAATCTCTTCAACGAGACGTTGCGCAGCGGGTTCACGTGGGCGGGGCTGCCGTATCCAGTGTCGTCGCTCCACTTCCTGCTTCCGGTCGGAATCTCGTTCTACACGTTCCATACGCTGACCTACACGATCGACGTCTACCGCGGGATCCAGAAGCCGGAGAACCGTTTCGGGATCTTCGCACTGTTCGTCTCGTTCTTCCCGCAGCTCGTCGCCGGGCCGATCGCGCGCTCGTCGATGCTGATGCCGCAGTTCGACGAGAGGCACGACTTCGACTACCGGCTGGCGGCCAGCGGCCTCAAGCTGATGGCGTGGGGCTTCTTCAAGAAGCTCGTCATCGCCGATCACCTGACGGCCTACGTCGACCAGGTCTACGGCGCGCCGCAGGACTTCAGCGGGCCGGTTCTGGTCATGGCCACGGTGTTCTTCGCGTTCCAGATCTATTGCGATTTTTCCGGGTACACCGATATCGCGATCGGGTCGGCGCGCATCATGGGTTTCCGGTTGATGCTCAACTTCAACCATCCGTACGTGTCCAAGAACGTCCGCGAATTCTGGCGGCGCTGGCACATCTCGCTGTCGACGTGGTTTCGCGACTATTTCTACGTCTCGCTCGGCGGAAACCGCGTGCCCGTCCCGCGCTGGTACCTCAACCTGTTCCTGACGTTCCTCGTCAGCGGGCTGTGGCACGGCGCCAGCTGGACGTTCGTCGCGTGGGGTGCGCTGCACGGCCTCTACGTCGTGGTCGGCACGGCCACCGAGCCGCTGCGGCGAAGGATTGCCGAGGCGACGGGCCTTGCCCGCATGCCCCGGCTCCATCACACGCTGCAGCTCCTGATCACGTTCTCGCTGGTCACGCTGGCATGGGTGTTTTTCCGCGCGCGCAGTCTCGGCGAGGCCATGACGGTGCTCGCGCGGCTGCCGGTCGGAATGTCGAGCTTTCACGACCTCTACCTGGACCTCGGTGCGTACAGCTTCTGGGTATCGATCGCGTCGATCGTGGTGCTCGAGGCCGTGCAGTACTGGCAGCGAAACGGCGACGTCGTCGAATGGGTTTCCGAGCGGCCGGTGCTCGTGCGCTGGGGGCTTTACTACGCGCTGATCGTCGCGATCCTCGTCTTCGGGGAGTTCGGCGGCCAGGACTTCGTGTACTTCCAGTTCTGAAACCATGCGCGCGCTGATTCAAAGATGCCTCGTGATGGTTGCGCTCGTGGCCGTGTCGGCCGCGATCGCGCAGATCGTCATTCCTCCCGACTACGACGACTATCTCGCGATCATCGGAACCAAGGTCCACAACCTCGAGACCACGCCTTCGCCGCGCATCGTTTTTGTCGGCGGCTCCAACCTCGCGTTCGGCGTCGACAGTCCGGAAGTCGAGCGAAAGCTCGGCTACCACGTGGTCAACATGGGCATGGGGTTCAACATGGGGCTGCGCTTCATGCTGGATCTGATCGAGCCGCGCATCCGCAAGGGCGACGTCGTGGTGCTGGTGCCCGAGTACAACCTGTTCTTCGGCCTGCTCGACGGCGACGAGCGGCTGCTCGACGTGCTCGAGCTCTACCCCGACGGGTGGCAGTACATTCACTCGCGGCGCCAGATGCTCAATCTCGGCAACAACCTGTTCCGACACGTCAAGTTCAAGGTGAACCGCGTGCTGCAGCAGATCGGGCACAAGAGCGATCCCGAGTGCATTTACTGCCCGCGTGCGTTCAACCAGTACGGAGACATCGTCGCGCATCTCGGAAAGCCGTCGAAGGACGTCACGCGGATGTCGTTTCTGCGCTCGGCGGGCCAGGTCGACGGCGAGGCGATCCACGTCGTCAACGACTTTGCCGCGGCCGTCGAGGCGCGTGGCGCGAGGGTCGTTTTCCTGTTTCCGTGCCTTCCGGAGCCGCACTACGAGCTCAGGCACGCAGCCATCGAACGGCTCGAAAGCGAGCTACACGACAAGCTCAAAGTCGAAATGCCGTCCTCAGCGAAAGACTACGTTTATCCGGTCCAGGACTTCTATGACTGGGTGTACCATCTGAATCGCGAAGGCCGCACGTTGCGTACGGCGCGGATCATCGACGACCTGCGGCCGACGATCGAAGCAGCGCGACGCGAAACCACGGGCGATGCCGCAACGGGCGGGCTTGCTGGATCACGGACGGCCGACGCGAGCTTGTCGGCCGACGGTCAGCTGCGTCAAAAATTGCAGTGAGTTGCGCCGAATCGGCGAGGGCGAGGGGTTGCGAGCTCGTCGCACCGGCGGTCGGATGCGAAAAAAACATTGCGGGCCGGCCCGGCTTCCCTCATAGTTGCGGGGTCTTTCGGGATCGGGTGACCTTCCATCCCGGCCGACCAACGCAGAACTCGGGGGTTCTCCAGATGACATCGCCTTTTTCGCGCATCGCGCTTCGCTCGATCTGTTCCGCAGCGGCTCTGGTTGCACTGACCGCCGCTTACGCGTCGGCCGATCAGGAAATGAAACCGACCGGCAAGGGCTACGGTCAGCCTGAAGTGATCAACAGTAATGGGAAGTCGGGTCTGGCCAAGCCGCCGGGCGCGGGCGGCGGAGCCGGAAACGGCATCAGCTACCACAGCGGTCCCGTCATGCTCGGGACCACGCACATGTACTACATCTGGTACGGCAACTGGTCGGGCAACACCGCGCCGACGATTCTCACTGATCTGGCGAGCAACATGACGTCGCCGTACTTCAACATCAATTCGACCTACTACAACGCCAGCTTCGTGCACGTGAGCAACTCGGTCACGTACAACGGCTCGGTGACCGACAATTACTCGCGCGGCAAATCGCTGTCGGATTCCGCAATCCTCGGCGTCGTCTCCGACAAGATCACGTCGGGTGCCCTTCCGAAGGATCCGAACGGCGTGTACTTCGTGCTGACGTCCGCGGACGTAACGGCGTCCTCGGGCTTCTGTTCGTACTACTGCGGATGGCACGACCACGCGACGGTCGGCGGCACCGACATCAAGTACTCGTTCGTCGGAAATCCGGACCGCTGCATCAACGCCTGTGCTGAGCAGACCGCCGGTCCGAACGGCAACGCCGGCGCGGACGGAATGGCGAGCATCATCGCGCATGAGCTCGAGGAAGCCGTCACCGATCCGGACCTGAATGCGTGGTATGATCAGCGCGGATATGAGAATGCCGACAAGTGTGCGTGGACTTTCGGGACGACGTACACAGTCAACGGCGCCAAGGCCAACATGAAGCTCGGCACGCGTCATTTCCTCATTCAGCGGAACTGGGTGAATGCCACCGGCGGTTATTGCGCGACGGCCTACTAGCGTTTCGTCTCGATTGGTGGGCCGACCGCCGATAAGGGGCCATCTGCTGCGTTGGGATTCCGCTTCGTTCGGTCGACGTACGGGAAGTACGACTCCCTCTCTACGCGGAATCCCGCCTTGCATCTGACCCCTTCTCGACGGCCGGCTCGTGCCACGACGCTCTCGTCGCTTGATTGTTTCTCGTCTTGATTGGTGGGCCGACCGCCGATTAGGGGCCATCTGCTGCGTTGGGATTCCGCTTCGTTCGGTCGACGTACGGGAAGTACGACTCCCTCTCTACGCGGAATCCCGCCTTGCATCTGACCCGTTCTCGACGGCCGGCTCGTGCCGCGACGCTCTCGTCTCTTGATTGTTTCTCGTCTCGATTGGTGAGCCGACTGCCGATAAGGGGCCATCTGCTGCGTTGGGATTCCGCTTCGTTCGGTCGACGTACGGGAAGTACGACTCCCTCTCTACGCGGAATCCCGCCTTGCATCTGGCCCCTTCTCGACGGCCGGCTCGTGCCACGACGCTCTCGTCTCTTGATTGTTTCTCGTCTCGATTGGTGGGCCGGCCGCCGATGACGACGCACTTCGAATCGCGTCTCTCGTCGAGCGACGCGGAATGAATTGGACGAGCGTCCGATCTCGAGGGGAACGCGTATGACGAAGTGCGCCGCAGCGTCACGCTAAACGAAAACCCTCAATCCGAGATGCAATCGAGCCGCGAGAGCGGTCGTGTGACGAGCCGGCCGTCGAGAACGGGTCAGATGCAAGGCGGATTT
This genomic window contains:
- a CDS encoding glycosyltransferase family 39 protein, with translation MVPDSASRQVIRPASDDTRRALLAVAVAVFAAWSWLAHGGLSSPAFDVDSFDYAQMARQLYRGQGFTMQQTFPYVLHFLSAHGVATEPPWPDTTRFPLIAVEEAAAFAVVGPDDRGILVAGGALLVATVVAVFLLAGRLFGISAGVLAALAVAAEAEQLRLSRSGLLETGSGLFIVLAALALVASTESARSRSASLLGILLGLAFLQRYDLLALAPVAAVLLVVRREDQRSPSMLWCTAGFVLAAGPWLVRNLLTIGTLLGSTSVDRNLLGGIVPGDVYMAPQTLSAWQVALENLPALSAKLVTGATWIGEHAGEMFGGRFATCAALAAAALPIVSRSRAAATAWLFAAGALAARALLLSLMHNELRFYASFTPLLIVLAVGAAITLLRRISSRARTAEPAIAAFAFAAMAFTLPPLPASRSFPPPEPFASLRQLVPAGAVVASDASWNVAWYSDLPSVRFSGQWPELAGTEQAGVRVGAVLVRGPYAREFEAGHERAGGGLFRAGPGLPGGYRLWLRIDGSASLVPAPPGPAASPGTTPEATTRAASLGYSSSLS
- a CDS encoding MBOAT family O-acyltransferase; amino-acid sequence: MLFNSLHFAIFFPIVVALYFALAHEKRWMLLLAASLYFYMAWNPAYVVLLLTATAINFWAGARIGASSDPRARKLYLVTGVSTSLAILFFYKYFNLFNETLRSGFTWAGLPYPVSSLHFLLPVGISFYTFHTLTYTIDVYRGIQKPENRFGIFALFVSFFPQLVAGPIARSSMLMPQFDERHDFDYRLAASGLKLMAWGFFKKLVIADHLTAYVDQVYGAPQDFSGPVLVMATVFFAFQIYCDFSGYTDIAIGSARIMGFRLMLNFNHPYVSKNVREFWRRWHISLSTWFRDYFYVSLGGNRVPVPRWYLNLFLTFLVSGLWHGASWTFVAWGALHGLYVVVGTATEPLRRRIAEATGLARMPRLHHTLQLLITFSLVTLAWVFFRARSLGEAMTVLARLPVGMSSFHDLYLDLGAYSFWVSIASIVVLEAVQYWQRNGDVVEWVSERPVLVRWGLYYALIVAILVFGEFGGQDFVYFQF